In Garra rufa chromosome 15, GarRuf1.0, whole genome shotgun sequence, a single genomic region encodes these proteins:
- the tgoln2 gene encoding uncharacterized protein tgoln2, whose translation MRLTTLFIVALCLYQVCSNPLPSGGPEEIPEAVVATTVSTNANGPNSNDADVSKKHETEDKDIAAENPQETAQGSDNEAKGKESQTQTDPNKEKNKLNIDEKEKPPTPSQTETDDQQSNSDVGAPKLDGEVKEKTTIAQQNEGGDEQANSKPKEDGVEKPTDDKMPPEENKDGADEQSGEKGEKKPADQNKEVDENPQPPEEAGEETDVKSEEKTPVPEIPTEEDEQNEDGGEVEGETDTGDETLNELDASNGKAEKKNNSKQPYEPEENAENSHFFAYLVCAVILVAVLYIASHNKRKIIAFVVEGRRSRGARRPKTTDYHKLEQH comes from the exons TTTGCTCAAATCCACTGCCGAGTGGTGGTCCAGAAGAAATCCCTGAGGCGGTTGTGGCTACAACTGTTTCAACAAACGCAAATGGCCCAAACAGTAATGACGCAGACGTGTCAAAAAAGCATGAAACAGAGGACAAAGATATAGCTGCTGAAAATCCTCAAGAAACTGCTCAAGGCAGTGATAATGAGGCAAAAGGTAAAGAGAGTCAAACACAAACTGACCctaacaaagaaaaaaataaattaaatattgacgAAAAAGAAAAGCCGCCCACTCCTTCCCAAACTGAAACAGATGATCAACAAAGCAACAGTGACGTAGGTGCACCAAAATTAGATGGCGAGGTTAAAGAGAAGACGACCATCGCTCAACAAAATGAAGGCGGTGATGAACAAGCAAACTCTAAACCTAAGGAAGATGGTGTAGAAAAACCAACTGATGATAAAATGCCTCCAGAGGAGAATAAAGACGGTGCAGATGAACAAAGTGGTGAAAAAGGTGAAAAGAAGCCAGCTGACCAAAACAAAGAGGTTGATGAGAACCCTCAACCTCCTGAAGAGGCTGGAGAAGAAACGGATGTCAAGAGCGAAGAGAAGACACCTGTACCTGAGATCCCTACAGAAGAAGACGAACAAAATGAGGATGGTGGTGAGGTTGAAGGTGAGACTGATACTGGTGATGAGACTTTGAATGAACTGGATGCATCTAACGGCAAAGCAGAAAAGAAGAACAACAGCAAGCAACCTTATGAACCAGAGGAGAATGCGGAGAACAGCCACTTCTTTGCCTATCTGGTCTGTGCTGTTATTCTGGTGGCTGTGCTGTATATCGCCAGTCACAACAAGCGCAAG ATTATTGCCTTCGTTGTTGAGGGCCGGAGATCAAGAGGCGCACGGAGACCCAAGACAACAGATTACCACAAACTCGAGCAGCAT TGA